The following DNA comes from Cheilinus undulatus linkage group 4, ASM1832078v1, whole genome shotgun sequence.
TCTGCAGAGCTCTTTAGcctgttttacaaagtggagacTACTGTACATTTATAATATCCATGTCGTAGTTTGGAACGCTCTGGTTTGTGTTAACACAAAGACAACACTATTCATATCAGAGCTGATTAAGGCTTGTCAGTGCTATGTGCCACACATCCATTACAAGGAGAAATTGAAATTCATCAGGCAGAGGATTAAGTAGTCCGATTCAGATCATTTTATTTATCCCAAAAGGCAATTCAGTTTTTTGCAGTCTATCCAGACCATAGGTACATTtacaaacaacagcaaacaggaaatgtcagagaCAATATTAAAGAAATAGTCTGTACATAGACAGAGATACTCTTTGACACGTTGACCCCCTCATGTGGCCCCCTTAGTAATGACACACCAGGCAAAGATTAAAATGCACGAAGAATAGCTGCAgaccaaagttaaaaaaagatacaCACTAAGGTGCATTACAGATTACATTAAAGTTTACATTCATAGATTGAATGAAAGAGCCACCAGCATTAGGACACAGTTTGACCCACTATGTGGTCAAACGCcaaacaaggaaaacaaaaatgtaaagttatCACTGCATGGGACTCCTAGAAAGGTTTAACAGCATGGTGGCAGAAGGAATGAAAGATTGAGAATTAGCGTTTGTCTTCCTTTAAGGCGCTCTAAAGCAGCACCCTGAGGGCATTAAAGCCAACTCAGAGGACAGGATGTGGTCATGTCTTGAAATAATTTCTTTAGCTTTTTGGACCACCTGCATTTCCTACAAAGAATCCAGATCTCTCTGCTGGACTCTGATTATTTACTCTGATAAATTTGGGAATATTAGAGACATCAGTCACAGTCTAGATTGTAATATTCACTTCTGGAAACCAATGGAGTTTTAACTAAATATCAGTTACTTGGTCCCTTCTGTGGTACTCTAGAATTTAATATAATAAGGTGATTGAACACTTATTTAGGCCTCCTATTAATAccatttaaccaagtttgtttcACTGAACTACTAGGCAAAATATTACATactgttgcataaatatttcactgtataaatgttttttttgtgtgtcaaTCTCAGGTGCACCCCTCATATTCGTTCTGCCATGGATCACAGTAAAATATCTGTACGAGAATGAGGAGTACGTTTCTCTTATAAATACTTTCAcatcaaaaaaacacattttttttccattgaaattgtttaaaagttcCATATACAGAGAAGAGCATCACACTGACTACAGTAATAATTCATCATTAACGTCTGTTTGTGTGTAGGTGCTGGGAGAGGAACATAAATATGGGCTACTGGTGGATTATTCGTTCTCCAATACTGTTTGCTTATCTGGTAAGAGCAACTCTTTCTGATTGTCACCTCcgctaaggaggttatgtgattggtcagttcgtttgtttgtttgttagtttgttagcaacataactcaaaaagtcatggacggattttcatgaaattttcaggaaatgtcagaaatggcataaggaagacctgattagattttcggagtgatcaggatcactgtctggatccaggaattttttaaaggattctgtactattgggagatagggctaatggcggaggtctctgctgttaccactttacaccaggagatggcggacatgagtaacttcaatcccaccagcatgtttttggtgtgtttctattcaagttttggagtttatagagtctgaaagacgcacgcccggtcgaggagacgagtgggagtgtaacagagagaaagacagagaattgtagcgagaatgctcacaatgctgggaggaatagaggaatattcaccctctgccatgactttcagttgtatggtgagaccatgggtgcttccaccatgacagtccacacgtagcgaagccaatgctttgcctcaccgtgctTCCATCCAACCAGGGaaggagtaatcagcgaattcgattttgggagttaTCCGGATCCCCtactggatccaggaatgtctttaaaagattcttcactattggtggaggtctgcgctctctgagggCTTTTCCAGTTAGTCATATTCTTGGTTGGCAGTTCATTTAATATGGTGACAGAGAGCTCTGAGATGTCATGTGGTACAGCTGCACATTTGCATAAACAGCATAACGGCATGCTGGCAGCACTCATAACCACAGTTTCAGAGGGCTTCTTACCAGCGTTTGTTGTTATTGCTAGATTTTTAAATAGCCATGTGAACTTAAAATACTCCTTAAACatcaccaagaaaacatgaaaataaataaaggaatcctgtcctaGCATTAAGAGCACCTGTAGACCTGGAAACTTTACCCTTGAAAAGTCTAGTCAGATCAGTTTCTCAGGTCATTTTTTGTGCTCAGGATGCTTTATGCTTAAAAAATGCTGGACTACATTGGTTTGGTATTGTAAATGAGCTCTGCCACCTCTAAAAATGGTGGCTGTGGACATCGGTTGTTATGTCATGTTTGGTGGTGTGAGTCCGAGTGATACATACTTTTGCTGTACAATGTTGTACAGTTACACACCCAAGTGCATTTGTGTCAAACCCACTGTATACTGGTGggacaactttttaaaatcactggaCACCATCACTTTGACCGGGTCACAACCAGGTTGCGTGGTCGGttgttttcagttaaatccagtttatttttcttcacaCACAGCTCATCTTCTGTGATTACTGATAGTCTGCCTGACTTACTGCCTGAAAGTCAGCTAACGTCTGACAAAAGTCTGTGGTCCggttatctgatggttctaaagaGTAACCATGACAGACCTTCCTTTGGTGTGTAAAGAGTACATTTTTTACTTGtttgatctgatctgatctgatcctgTTGTGTGGTGTGCACTAGGACAGCAGAGCAAACATGAGCAGGATTGTTTCATGGAATTAAGGAATAACCAATCAGGAAGCAAACTGACCAAAGGAACAAACACAGCCGTGGCAAATGTAAAATATACAACAAACAAACTAGCAAGGGAGGAAGCGGGACAGAAATTGCTTCCGCAGTGGATGTATCAgatagctaacagctagccacattagcttgtttactctaaagttGTGTTTGATCAAGATTTGGAGCTCTGAGAGCGGAAACTTTGATAGTCAGCGAACAGAATATGTTAGTGTGTGCTGTACTGTGTTGATCATCTTGTTTTACTCCACactctaaaaaaacaaaacagttacaTTTATCATTAAATGTCTTTAAGTGTGGAATAACCCAcaatttttaaggattttaaaaatctctctttGTATGCCAGGCTTTAGTGATGTTGTCTGAGCATCTCTAAACAAGTATCATTGATGAATACTGTCAAAAAAGTagtaacataaaaatgtatcaCCCAAGTGTGGTATCATTCTGTGGGAAGCATGGCATGTCATTGCCATTATGTTGTAATAGCTACTATATTTCTGCAATACTTCTATGTTTTTCTAAATAAGCAGCACTTccagtcaggtttttttttatgtgtaaattaaaaatatgcataCATACTGGTGGATGGAAACCCCACTTATGTAAACCAGCAGTCACACACCTCTTTGCCGTTGTTGCTCATTGACACACACAGAAATCATCTTTGGAATTCCTCTTGTGTTTCCTGCCCGCCGTTCCCACAGAGACAATCATTCTTATAAATGGACACACTTATGATCACAAGTGCACGTTCAGAGAAACAGCGACCTTTGTGACCTCATGCAAGGCCTACGTGtgaatacacacaaacactcacaaacacacacaaatattcCGAAATGTGCACATTTCCTGAGCAGTGTAAGTCCTCAGGCATGTGCTCTGTGTGGAAAATCAGAAAATAGTCACCATTCAGTTGTGTAACAGATGTCACGTCATCCTTCAGCAATCCTAAATACATCCCTGCAGTTGAACCTGTGTTTACACACACTCATGCTGATACACACAGACATATTCACACCTAAATCATCGATGTTCATCAACATGTACATACTAGTTACCAAACTTGGAGCGCTTGTACTGGAGTGTTGTGATAACTAATGTCCTCTGTCATTGGACAGTGTTCTGCACTGGATCACAGTGAGTGTCGGTGTGAGTCTATGTGAGTGTGCAGAACCAGTAAAAAACCCCACACAAAGATCTAAGACatgttaacttattttttgtctttttttaaaagtataattCCATCTTAAATTCTCACCTGAAAACATTCTGCATACTCTTCTCCACTTTACTTCCTCTTTGTTTTCAGATTAACTTCTTCATATTTATCCGGATAATTAAAATCCTGATGTCCAAACTGAGGGCTCATCAGATGAGATACACTGACTACAAGTTCAGGTGAGATCCTGCTTTTTGTCCTTGTGTACAGTAAAAGATGACAAATCTTCCCTGAGtcctttcttcctctgctcCAGATTAGCAAAGTCCACTCTGACCCTCATCCCTCTGCTCGGGATTCACGCCATCCTCTTCACCTTCGTCATTGACGAGTCCGTTCCCAAAGGCTCCATGCTGCGCCTCATTCGTCTCTTCTGCGACCTGCTGTTCAACTCTTTCCAGGTCAGAGCTCATTTTAGCTCTCACTTATTCACCCTGACATCCTCTGACATCAGGCATCTCTCTGTAGGGTTTCGGACTGTGTGTATTTGCTGACGCATAAAACATAGGAGCAGTTTGAACTTCCAGGTTATGTAATTCAAGGAATTCTCATGATTGATTTTGAGCTATGTTGGCTATTTTGTGTGTAAATCAGCCTAATTGCAACAAATTCACAAACACTTTGCTTTAAGCCATGCAAAGTTTGAGAGAAAAGATTACCCTTTGCTGAGAGTTGGTTGTGTCCTGTGTATTTTGGCTTTAAGGGATGTTGTGCTCAAACTTTTTAGCGATTGGatgttacatttttactgatccAGGGCTCCACGGGCCGATGCTCTTGGATCTTTGATGTAAAGATCAATTACCAAATTCAACAATTTTACAAACCATTAAATTTGGGACTACTTTCAAGTCTAGCCCTTATTTTGAGTTTACTCTTTACAAAAAGTGTTCCTCCCCTTCCAGCTTATCACACTGCAGGCAATGTGGAGTTGATCTCAGTAAGGATTAGAGCACAGAACTGTACAGAAGAGAGATGCAGATTGCCGAGCTTCTCTACAGAATCAGGGCcaaaagaaaaagagcaaatTGCACTGAACATGACACCTTTACAGAGTGTTTTAGCTTTGATAACATAATCCCAATGTGCTTCATCAAAATGACCCTGAGAGAGCAGATAGCAGTCCAACTGATTTATGATCCATGGTGCTGTAGGCAGTACAGaatctttataaatgaaatcGCACTCCCATAATAAGATTGCTTGGCTATGTATCTACagtttcagagagaaaaaaaatttttttataaaagaaatAGATACTTGAAGTTATACATTTTTGTCTTCAGTCATTTAAATCCCCTCAAACTCCAAACGTTTGAAATAACATCATAAGTGTTTCTCATGAAAACGGCCATTTAAAAGGGCGATTTACAGATAACCATACAATTTTATATTATCTGCTCCTTGCTCCTCTAATGGAAAACTTTGCTGCACTTTCTGTTGAGGAGAAATACAGGGACTTTGAGGAAACCACAACACAAATGGATAAGGATAGTTGAATGTTTTCTGAAGGACTCATACTGTGTGTATTTTTGAGATTTAACCAAGCAGAAACCTCTGGTGctcaaaataaaggcaatgcTGAAGAGTTAAAAGCCCCAGAAGCCATTTACACCTTAATAAAAATGCCCATTTTGGCAgcaaacatgaaaatgtttacAGACAGGCTCAAAAACAGTTTTGGTTCAAAAAGCTCATGCTATTGTAAgaccatttttgtgtttgtttacagaaactTTGTAGTTTGTGAATGGAGCATAACTGGCAGCAGGAATTTAGTTCTCAGtagctttaaatcagttcacATCAGGAAGTCATGGACCATAGATGCTTCCTCCAAAGAGTCTGTCCTACAGTGAAAGATTACTCAAAAAAACAGGCTGAGGTTTCCTGATCAACAGTGACTCGCTCTCAGGTCAGTGGGTCAACAATCCAGCTAAAAAGTTACAGAggcaaatctatcagccacagtggcctacaggtcattaaaagcatcataacagagagatttgtgccagaaaacagttaATTTAATCCTCAACTTCTGTccctctgctctggcacagagccaggcagctgcactctgatcagagTCCACCTTAAGATAAGGGGGAAGGCTAATTGCTTGAgctcttgtctttttttcacttgaactaAAAGCAGCAGggacaaacatcttacctgctgaaggtgtgttttaatccacaTTTCATGTgccctggatgattaaaagaagagagctgtggctttgtctctctctaaGCAGCAACAGCAAAgtccctcctgtctgttagtATTGTGATGCTAAAGTTAAGCAAAGTATTTGATAATAGATATGGACTATATCTGCCAACTCTGTCATGATAAAGAGGCTCTAATTTTGATTATTactaaaaacttttattttatagagCAATATCAGGAAAttacggaagagtattggggccactgaaaaaaaaaattgagacgaaaatgtttttttcacttgtgataaaaaagtcagaattctgagattaatgtcagaattctgagattaaagtcagaattctgagaaaaaagtcagaattctgagattaaagtcagaattctgagaaaaaaagtcagaattctgactttactcttcaaatgaaaaaaaagtctcaaattttttttctcagaattctgactttaatctcagaattctgacttttttctcagaattctgacttctatctcagaattctgagtttaaactcagaaatctgactttaatctcagaattctgacttttttctcacaagtgaaaaaaaaaattcgtctttttttttcagtggccctaatactcttccgtaggAAATTGAGTGTTTCAGCtgcaacttaaaaaaagatgtCTCATAAACAGTTGATAAACATAACTTCAGAGAACTCGATATAAACGATATAAAAGGAATGCCTGAAGAGTTGGATACAGGATGAGACCATAACAGAGACTTTTTAGCCCTAAACTGTTTCCTGTTGAGATGcaaatgtaactttttttctCTGGTGGCTGACAcagatgatgataatgatgatgattattcCTTCAGTCAGGTTGTACCTTTTTTTTGAGAGGATCCTAGTTCtactgagtgggtgtggcttcagctcatttaactgaCACGACCACACCATCCTCAATCAGATTTTACcgcctcatttttcattaatttgaggctttattttataaacttagagatgtttttcatgactgcaATTTGGCCTAGTGGTTCAtaacagtggcctgtcatacaaaaaaCCTAAACTACTGAGTTTTTATCACTGTACAGGGGCTTTAAGTGATAATGTAGAAGGCAtgaatagattttttaaaaactgtgatttaACATACAAATGTACATATAGATGACTAAATGAGTTAGCTAGGCTAAGCTACAGTTCAGAtgtattttaatctttttttaaaaaggccatctttttttcaatcttttgaCACACAATCCTATTTAATTTCCCCAACACAAATTTAAAGCTGAGAAATGgcacaaaataaatacaaatggacaaaattttCTTCCCATTGCTACAGGTAGATTCTGTCAGGTTTCTATCCATCCGTAAAAATATGCACTCTCTTGTATTGGACACTTGCATTCACATGCATGGTCACACAGTAACACAGTCTCATGCGTAAGCGGAAACAAGGCACAAAGGATAGAAGATCAGCTGTGCTGCTTCTGATTTGGTTCTAAACGTCCCTGTATACGAATGATATGACTAGAAAAAACTTTCAGAGATGGTATTATTTTCCTGGATTAATTTAGTTTACTTTTCTATGACTGAAGGCTCAGGTGATGTTTGGGTTTGCtgataattttgaaaaaacgTCCACTTAAGGCTGCACCTTTATCTTGTGGTTGAAACTGAGTGGTACCAGCACTATTCATTTCAGTGACTGATATCAATCTTGTGTTTCAGGGCCTCCTGGTTGCCATCCTGTACTGCTTTGTCAACAAAGAGGTGAGATTGATGTGCTTTCATATCGAGttctttcttcatttaatgttttGCAACACTGCACTTCCCTTTTCAGTTCTGAAGAAGCCGAGTTAGactttatcatcagtgtttgtTGTCAGCTTTATCAGTCTTTTAGACCTCAAAATGATCCGTCTTCATTACTACTCTGAAGGGTAGAACAGACACAGTCCTATCCGTCTTCTCATctcttaacttttaaatgtagtGTTGGCAGCGATGTCCATCATCTGAAGTGCTCTGTCCACCCTCAGGTCCAGTCAGAAATGCTGAAAAAGTGGAAGAGGTGGAAGCTGGGTAAGGATATCGACGAGGAATACCGCCACACCCACAGCCACACGCCGCACGTCAAGAGCGGCAGCATCGCAACCGCTAACCTAGCAGATCTCCATGACAACAATGGCAGCGAACCCAGCGGTGACTCCCCTCGCTTCCACAAAGCTGAGCGAGGCCCATCATGCTCTGCCGCACCTGAGGAGAACCGGCGGTTAGTTGTCTCCTATAGCAACGGGACGGGAAAGGGAGGACTAAGGAAGGGCAGACACACCCTACAGTTCTGTTTTCTGCCACACAGAGGCGCTGCCACTCGTGTCTGTACCGCTACAGAGGATGTTTGTCCGGAAGAGAGGACGCAATGCTGCAGAAACCCTTTGAAAAAAGAGGAGACTAATGTGTGAGGACAAGCTGCTCTGAAAACTGTTGGTTTTAATGCGGGTGCTGGAGCAGTGTTGATGGTGGGACAAAAAGACAGGGAATAAGAAAAGACATCCACCGCTGCACCACGTTCAAGGAAATAATGTTAAACCTGCCGAGCTGCAAATGATTATTTATTGGTTTTGGGACCTTGAGTAGGAATTAGTTTCCCAAATGTGGATGAGACTTTTATAGGTCCAGTGTGTAATATTTGGGATATAAGCAACATTGAAAAGTCAGATTGTAGATTGTGATGCTCACAGTGGTAGTGAAAACAGTGGCAACCAGTCAAATTCTAAAGCTGCATATCTGTTACTTGGTCCCTTTTGTGGTACGTGCATCATGGAAAAATCCAAGAAGGCGAAGTCTGTACAAAGGGGCCCTCCCTATGTACAAATAAAAGCCTCACAGTGTGTCTTAAATGGCATACTTCTGTCAGCATACTGTATTACTGTATACTTAAATGCAGAACAGAGCATTTAATCAAGGCAGGTTAGTATTGGCACAAATCGTGCACCAGCATTTTGCACTAACAGGaagtggaaatgtttttttttctttgacagcaagttaaaaatcaaagtgaTTGTTATCTAAAGTTGATGGCTATTTTCACTCACTAGTAGACTCATGTCACTTGTATTTCATGTTAACATTATTTGCTCAACCCTCTGAGACTCATGTTATTGTATACGATAAGAGATAGGTTATAAAAATTTGTattacttttgaaccataaatcatagccacttacttttttaaTGACACCATCCATGTCTTTGCAGCCTTTAAAGAGGCTTTTGTAgtaagcctggaacttgggggACTTTTTggggcatttaaagattaaacctACACCATTAACTCCAGTATTGGACATcttcttatccattttttgaATCCATTTCTCAAACGTTTCTGCCACTAGTGGCTGATGTTGTTGACCGTAATATTTTGTCGCATAGGCTGTAATAACCAATGTCAGGCAGTTCTGTTGTCATGCCATATTTTGACAAACTGCACATATCCTTACTCTCAAAGCTATTCAGTTGACGACCTGATTAGCACATAATAGAGACAGAGGCTGTGATGCTGTCTTGTGGCCCTctttgtcactgcagacaggaactgctttgaataatggcataAATTCTGTCAATTGAATGAAGcacaaagactttttttgtaaatatgtgaatattttaaatatttttcactaaattttcttttttttgcacctttttggtctccaagagatgggagaacaagtttgtgcaaaaaagggTCTTACCTGGACAACAGCACCGCGCACAGCGGGTTTGCTCCGACTGAAGGCGAGCGACCTTGCCTAATGGAGGTGTGTCTAGAGTGCTGTGCTGTGGCATGCATACCgaatcagcaggcagagatcacgggagaactgcgagttcacgtagggatagtatgtcaacagcggactattttaccttttgtggttaatttatcatcctttccggtataagtccatgatgttATTGCTTCTGCCACTGGGTGAATACATTAGGAAgtttaaaggttaatgtttgattaaagggtctgtggttttatgtaaaattgttTGGCTAAaagtcctcaaaagttaacttttcgcCATCAATGGcgcattgtagctctgtgacccactgacctctcggtgatcctttgctctcgctgtaggatgagacgtaatgttgatatagtgatgatttacgatcgggagtctgtgcattgtgttgtattttgaaagaaccagatatttcaagcttttgacttcctgtctggagctttctgattgacagGAGTTGATGCAGGACTAGAGCAGGAAAGCTCTGTAGCTCAATTCGTCGGCGGATGCCGGCACAGTCGTTGTACGTAGAAATTGGAGGTTAGTCATTATTGCTTACTGTGTCACATCTAAAAATCTTAGAGTTTaatttctgtttccttttttcttttatatttatagtcccataacttaaaaaaaaaatcaagagacATTACTGTAGCGCACATATTCTctaagcccaggttgtcctgaaaaaaaacaaaaagatgtttAGATCTTGACTGTGGATCAcatggttgatgttttacaagttttttaaGGCAGTTAGTCCAGGTgttagaaaagtaaaaaaaaataggttaggGCTCCTTGCCTAAATGCCGTTTTTGATTGAAgtctgctgttgctgctaaaAAACATAGCTAACTAGCGGATGCTTATGTTAACTAGTGAGCTAGCTTGCTAACAGTACATAACCTGCTATACCACCAATATGGTGTTTATTGAGAACGTATCATGTCCATTGTTCCACACTCAATTCTTGGACGGTTTTGAGTGCACCAGTAGTACACTGCATTTGTGTATACTTCTCAGTGTGAACCCACTTTGCACTCAAAATGTTTAGTATTTAGTACAGAAGTATGCAATTTTGGACACACTGTTATTCTAGGTTAATAAAGATTAAACAATTATatatattcaggtgattaaacagTAAATTAGATAGGCTTACTTATCAatattttgtatcatttttagcAAGGTTGTTCCAATAAATGCTACTaagctaaatattacacactgtacctttaaatgacattttatttcgCTTCAGTGTTTGCTGGTATTTGTATGTGCATATGGAGGACTGCTACCTCGACAAAGACATATCTTTCCATCTGTACTGCTATGTTATTCCATTGTGAATCTTGCTTTGGCTCAAGTCTGTGCTACGGCAGCCTACAAGGACAAACATACTGCAACAGTCACCAAGATTtcaattaaagaaaacaggaaaaattcaggaataatgcaaaaaaaaaaaaagaaaagaaaaagaagtcgAATAACTAAAATCTTACAAAACAGTAACTCACTGCTAGAAAGACAAACTGTGACACAAAGACTGAAcaagtttatttaaaagaaaaggcaCCAAGGG
Coding sequences within:
- the gcgrb gene encoding glucagon receptor isoform X1; this translates as MSQVCLILALLMLCSCTKVSSSNSLELVKEQWSSYKNQCLDYIHATPPATGLVCNRTFDLYACWPDGLPGTTVNVSCPWFLPWYRKVQQGLVYRVCNEDGQWARKNTSECEDDPGEQQYGRILSQLRSMYTVGYSLSLGALLLALAILVSFRKLHCMRNNIHMNLFASFILRAVSILVKDALLSLTLDPTDSSDTRTQAVVNIPAVTWCRGAMVMMQYSVMANNYWLLVEGIYLHSLLVITVFSEKKYFYIYLTIGWGAPLIFVLPWITVKYLYENEECWERNINMGYWWIIRSPILFAYLINFFIFIRIIKILMSKLRAHQMRYTDYKFRLAKSTLTLIPLLGIHAILFTFVIDESVPKGSMLRLIRLFCDLLFNSFQGLLVAILYCFVNKEVQSEMLKKWKRWKLGKDIDEEYRHTHSHTPHVKSGSIATANLADLHDNNGSEPSGDSPRFHKAERGPSCSAAPEENRRLVVSYSNGTGKGGLRKGRHTLQFCFLPHRGAATRVCTATEDVCPEERTQCCRNPLKKEETNV
- the gcgrb gene encoding glucagon receptor isoform X2 — its product is MSQVCLILALLMLCSCTKVSSSNSLELVKEQWSSYKNQCLDYIHATPPATGLVCNRTFDLYACWPDGLPGTTVNVSCPWFLPWYRKVQQGLVYRVCNEDGQWARKNTSECEDDPGEQQYGRILSQLRSMYTVGYSLSLGALLLALAILVSFRKLHCMRNNIHMNLFASFILRAVSILVKDALLSLTLDPTDSSDTRTQAVAVTWCRGAMVMMQYSVMANNYWLLVEGIYLHSLLVITVFSEKKYFYIYLTIGWGAPLIFVLPWITVKYLYENEECWERNINMGYWWIIRSPILFAYLINFFIFIRIIKILMSKLRAHQMRYTDYKFRLAKSTLTLIPLLGIHAILFTFVIDESVPKGSMLRLIRLFCDLLFNSFQGLLVAILYCFVNKEVQSEMLKKWKRWKLGKDIDEEYRHTHSHTPHVKSGSIATANLADLHDNNGSEPSGDSPRFHKAERGPSCSAAPEENRRLVVSYSNGTGKGGLRKGRHTLQFCFLPHRGAATRVCTATEDVCPEERTQCCRNPLKKEETNV